One region of Xylanimonas ulmi genomic DNA includes:
- the ilvC gene encoding ketol-acid reductoisomerase, with product MAELFYDDDADLSLIQAKKVAVIGYGSQGHAHALNLRDSGVDVRIGLKEGSKSRPKAEEQGFRVLTPAEAAAEADVIVILAPDQVQRHLYADDIAPNLKAGDTLVFGHGFNIRFGYIKPAEGVDVIMVAPKAPGHTVRREFVAGRGIPDIIAVEQDASGKAWDVALAYAKAIGGTRAGVIKTTFTEETETDLFGEQAVLCGGVSHLVQAGFETLTEAGYQPEIAYFEVLHELKLIVDLMWEGGIAKQRWSVSDTAEYGDYVSGPRVVTPAVKDSMKAILADIQSGAFAQRFIADQDNGGKEFFELREKEAQHPIERTGRELRAHFAWKQQDTDYTEGSAAR from the coding sequence GTGGCAGAGCTTTTCTATGACGACGACGCCGACCTGTCGCTGATCCAGGCCAAGAAGGTCGCCGTCATCGGCTACGGCAGCCAGGGGCACGCGCACGCGCTCAACCTGCGCGACTCGGGCGTCGACGTCCGCATCGGCCTCAAGGAGGGCTCGAAGTCGCGCCCCAAGGCCGAGGAGCAGGGCTTTCGCGTCCTGACCCCGGCCGAGGCCGCCGCCGAGGCCGACGTCATCGTCATCCTCGCCCCCGACCAGGTGCAGCGTCACCTGTACGCCGACGACATCGCGCCGAACCTCAAGGCGGGCGACACGCTCGTGTTCGGGCACGGCTTCAACATCCGCTTCGGCTACATCAAGCCGGCCGAGGGCGTCGACGTCATCATGGTCGCCCCGAAGGCGCCGGGCCACACCGTGCGCCGCGAGTTCGTCGCCGGTCGCGGCATCCCGGACATCATCGCCGTCGAGCAGGACGCCTCGGGCAAGGCCTGGGACGTCGCGCTGGCCTACGCCAAGGCCATCGGCGGCACGCGTGCGGGCGTCATCAAGACGACGTTCACCGAGGAGACCGAGACCGACCTGTTCGGCGAGCAGGCCGTGCTGTGCGGCGGCGTCTCGCACCTGGTCCAGGCGGGCTTCGAGACCCTGACCGAGGCCGGCTACCAGCCGGAGATCGCCTACTTCGAGGTGCTGCACGAGCTCAAGCTCATCGTCGACCTCATGTGGGAGGGCGGCATCGCCAAGCAGCGCTGGTCGGTCTCCGACACGGCCGAGTACGGCGACTACGTCTCGGGCCCGCGCGTCGTGACCCCGGCGGTCAAGGACTCGATGAAGGCGATCCTCGCGGACATCCAGTCGGGCGCCTTCGCCCAGCGGTTCATCGCCGACCAGGACAACGGCGGCAAGGAGTTCTTCGAGCTGCGCGAGAAGGAGGCCCAGCACCCGATCGAGAGGACCGGCCGCGAGCTGCGCGCCCACTTCGCGTGGAAGCAGCAGGACACCGACTACACCGAGGGCTCCGCCGCGCGCTGA
- the ilvD gene encoding dihydroxy-acid dehydratase: protein MGSDSGEGRSLKPRSWQVTEGLEATAARGMLRAVGMGDDDFDKPQIGVASSWNEITPCNLSLDRLAQACKEGVHAAGGYPLEFGTISVSDGISMGHEGMHFSLVSRDVIADSVEVVMSAERLDGSVLLAGCDKSLPGMLMAAARLDLASVFLYAGSIMPGWVRLSDGSERQVTIIDAFEAVGACARGLMSEEDVGRIERAICPGEGACGGMYTANTMASAAEALGMSLPGSAAPPSADRRRDAWAHRSGEAVVNLLRQGVTARQILTKEAFENAIAVVMAFGGSTNAVLHLLAIAHEAEVDLTLADFDRIGDRVPHLGDLKPFGRYVMNDVDRVGGVPVVMRALLEAGLVHGDALTVTGRTVAENLADIAPPDPDGVILRAMDNPIHATGGITILGGSLAPDGAVVKSAGFAQDVFEGTARVFERERAALDALEDGTITEGDVVVIRYEGPQGGPGMREMLAITGAIKGAGFGKDVLLVTDGRFSGGTTGLCVGHIAPEAVDGGPIAFVRDGDRIRLDVRAKTLDLLVDDGELAARREGWAPLAHPYTRGVLAKYTKLVQSASRGAVLE from the coding sequence ATGGGGTCCGACAGCGGTGAGGGGCGCTCGCTCAAGCCTCGGTCGTGGCAGGTGACCGAGGGCCTGGAGGCGACCGCAGCGCGCGGAATGCTGCGCGCGGTGGGCATGGGCGACGACGACTTCGACAAGCCGCAGATCGGGGTCGCCTCGTCATGGAACGAGATCACTCCGTGCAACTTGTCGCTCGACCGGCTCGCGCAGGCGTGCAAGGAGGGCGTGCACGCCGCGGGCGGGTACCCGCTCGAGTTCGGGACCATCTCGGTGTCTGACGGCATCTCGATGGGGCACGAGGGCATGCACTTCTCGCTCGTGTCGCGCGACGTCATCGCCGACTCGGTCGAGGTGGTCATGTCGGCCGAGCGGCTCGACGGGTCGGTGCTGCTGGCCGGGTGCGACAAGTCGCTGCCCGGCATGCTCATGGCCGCGGCGCGGCTCGACCTGGCGAGCGTGTTCCTCTACGCCGGGTCGATCATGCCCGGCTGGGTCAGGCTGTCGGACGGCTCGGAGCGCCAGGTGACCATCATCGACGCGTTCGAAGCCGTCGGGGCGTGCGCGCGCGGGCTCATGAGCGAGGAGGACGTCGGCCGCATCGAGCGCGCCATCTGCCCCGGCGAGGGCGCGTGCGGCGGCATGTACACCGCCAACACCATGGCCTCGGCGGCCGAGGCGCTCGGGATGTCGCTGCCGGGCTCGGCCGCGCCGCCGTCGGCCGACCGGCGGCGCGACGCCTGGGCGCACCGCTCGGGCGAGGCCGTCGTCAACCTGCTGCGCCAGGGGGTCACCGCCCGGCAGATCCTGACCAAGGAGGCGTTCGAGAACGCCATCGCCGTCGTCATGGCCTTCGGTGGCTCGACCAACGCTGTGCTGCACCTGCTGGCCATCGCGCACGAGGCCGAGGTCGACCTCACGCTCGCCGACTTCGACCGGATCGGCGACCGCGTGCCGCACCTGGGCGACCTCAAGCCGTTCGGGCGCTACGTCATGAACGACGTCGACCGGGTGGGCGGCGTGCCCGTGGTGATGAGGGCGCTGTTGGAGGCGGGCCTCGTGCACGGCGACGCCCTGACGGTGACGGGCCGGACGGTCGCGGAGAACCTCGCGGACATCGCCCCGCCCGACCCTGACGGCGTCATCCTGCGCGCGATGGACAACCCGATCCACGCGACGGGCGGCATCACGATCCTGGGCGGATCGCTCGCGCCCGACGGCGCCGTCGTGAAGTCCGCGGGGTTCGCGCAGGACGTCTTCGAAGGGACTGCGCGCGTGTTCGAGCGCGAGCGCGCCGCGCTCGACGCCCTGGAGGACGGCACCATCACCGAGGGCGACGTCGTCGTCATCCGCTATGAGGGGCCCCAGGGCGGGCCGGGCATGCGCGAGATGCTCGCGATCACCGGGGCGATCAAGGGCGCCGGGTTTGGCAAGGACGTGCTGCTGGTCACCGACGGCCGGTTCTCGGGCGGCACCACGGGGCTGTGCGTGGGGCACATCGCCCCCGAGGCCGTCGACGGCGGCCCCATCGCGTTCGTGCGCGACGGTGACCGCATCCGCCTCGACGTGCGCGCCAAGACGCTCGACCTGCTGGTCGACGACGGCGAGCTCGCCGCCCGCCGCGAGGGCTGGGCGCCGCTCGCGCACCCGTACACGCGCGGTGTGCTCGCGAAGTACACGAAACTCGTGCAGTCCGCCTCGCGCGGCGCCGTCCTGGAGTGA
- a CDS encoding ASCH domain-containing protein, which translates to MTHDLHAPDATEPPADDAEQARRIQEFWETARTRAGMARIGVVVGTGWTETLPPPAWSFGDSPALADELLALVLAGVKTATSSLAVEYGDDEPAPQPGELSVVLDGAGAPQALIRTTAVDVVAFGAVTEEFARREGEGDGSLTSWRAEHEAYWRRSMPEGHEFSPDLEVLCERFELLYPKAQSR; encoded by the coding sequence GTGACCCACGACCTGCACGCCCCCGACGCCACCGAGCCTCCCGCCGACGACGCCGAGCAGGCGCGCCGGATCCAGGAGTTCTGGGAGACGGCCCGCACGCGCGCCGGGATGGCGCGCATCGGCGTCGTCGTGGGGACCGGGTGGACCGAGACGCTGCCGCCGCCCGCGTGGTCGTTCGGCGACTCGCCCGCACTGGCCGACGAGCTGCTCGCGCTGGTCCTGGCCGGGGTCAAGACCGCCACGTCCTCGCTCGCCGTGGAGTACGGCGACGACGAGCCCGCGCCCCAGCCCGGCGAGCTCTCGGTGGTGCTCGACGGCGCCGGCGCGCCGCAGGCGCTCATCCGCACGACGGCGGTCGACGTCGTCGCGTTCGGCGCCGTGACCGAGGAGTTCGCGCGGCGTGAGGGGGAGGGCGACGGGTCGCTGACGTCCTGGCGGGCCGAGCACGAGGCGTACTGGCGACGGAGCATGCCCGAGGGGCACGAGTTCTCGCCCGACCTGGAGGTCCTGTGCGAGCGGTTCGAGCTGCTCTACCCGAAGGCGCAGTCGCGGTGA
- a CDS encoding acetolactate synthase large subunit yields MATPHPSPAQVAARSTVVVPGAQTAPSVAGETMSGAQAVVRSLEEVGAEVVFGIPGGAILPAYDPLLDSTRLRHILVRHEQGGGHAASGYAHATGKVGVTMATSGPGATNLVTPLADANMDSIPMVAITGQVGAAMIGTDAFQEADIVGITMPVTKHSYLVTDAADIPRTIAEAFHIAATGRPGPVLVDIAKSALQASAPFAWSNEPRLPGYHPVTKPHAKQVREAARLLATSRRPVLYVGGGVIRAQAWEGLRALVDLSGAPVVTTLMARGAVPDTHPQHLGMPGMHGTVPAVAALQKADLIVALGARFDDRVTGQLSSFAPHATVVHADIDPAEIGKNRTADVPIVGDLREVLGDLAPALRAEHERVGLPDLAGWWRQIDEWRKTYPLGYTPTADGLLSPQHVIQRLGEVNGPDTVFVSGVGQHQMWASQFITYEHPRTWINSGGLGTMGYAVPAAMGAKVGRPDANVWAIDGDGCFQMTNQELATCTINDIPIKVALINNSSLGMVRQWQTLFYEERYSNTDLHTGHGTMRVPDFVKLAEAYDAVGIRVERASDVDDAIRRANEVDDRPVVVDFTVSRDALVWPMVAAGVSNDEIQYARGISPSWDRED; encoded by the coding sequence ATGGCAACGCCGCACCCGAGCCCCGCACAGGTCGCCGCGCGCAGCACCGTCGTCGTCCCCGGCGCGCAGACGGCTCCGTCCGTCGCCGGCGAGACGATGTCGGGCGCGCAGGCCGTCGTCCGCTCGCTTGAGGAGGTCGGCGCGGAGGTCGTCTTCGGCATTCCCGGCGGCGCGATCCTGCCCGCGTACGACCCGCTGCTCGACTCCACGCGCCTGCGCCACATCCTGGTGCGCCACGAGCAGGGCGGCGGGCACGCGGCGTCGGGCTACGCGCACGCGACCGGCAAGGTCGGGGTCACGATGGCGACCTCGGGCCCCGGCGCCACCAACCTTGTGACGCCGCTGGCCGACGCCAACATGGACTCGATCCCGATGGTCGCCATCACGGGTCAGGTCGGCGCGGCGATGATCGGCACCGACGCGTTCCAAGAGGCCGACATCGTCGGCATCACGATGCCGGTCACCAAACACTCCTACCTGGTGACCGACGCGGCCGACATCCCGCGCACCATCGCCGAGGCCTTTCACATCGCCGCGACGGGCCGCCCCGGCCCGGTGCTCGTGGACATCGCGAAGTCGGCGCTGCAGGCGAGCGCGCCGTTCGCCTGGTCGAACGAGCCCCGCCTGCCCGGCTACCACCCGGTGACCAAGCCGCACGCCAAGCAGGTGCGCGAGGCCGCGCGGCTGCTGGCGACCTCGCGGCGCCCCGTGCTGTACGTGGGCGGCGGCGTCATCCGGGCTCAGGCGTGGGAGGGCCTGCGCGCGCTGGTCGACCTGTCGGGGGCGCCGGTCGTGACCACGCTCATGGCGCGCGGCGCCGTGCCGGACACGCACCCGCAGCACCTGGGCATGCCCGGCATGCACGGCACGGTCCCGGCCGTCGCGGCGCTGCAGAAGGCCGACCTCATCGTGGCGCTCGGCGCCCGGTTCGACGACCGCGTCACCGGCCAGCTCTCGTCGTTCGCGCCGCACGCCACCGTCGTGCACGCCGACATCGACCCGGCCGAGATCGGCAAGAACCGCACGGCGGACGTGCCCATCGTCGGCGACCTGCGCGAGGTGCTGGGCGACCTGGCGCCCGCGCTGCGGGCCGAGCACGAGCGGGTCGGGCTGCCGGACCTCGCCGGCTGGTGGCGCCAGATCGACGAGTGGCGCAAGACCTACCCGCTCGGCTACACCCCGACGGCCGACGGGCTGCTGTCGCCCCAGCACGTGATCCAACGGCTGGGCGAGGTCAACGGCCCCGACACGGTCTTCGTCTCGGGCGTCGGACAGCACCAGATGTGGGCGTCGCAGTTCATCACCTACGAGCACCCGCGCACGTGGATCAACTCCGGCGGCCTGGGCACCATGGGTTACGCGGTCCCCGCGGCCATGGGCGCCAAGGTCGGGCGCCCGGACGCGAACGTGTGGGCGATCGACGGCGACGGCTGCTTCCAGATGACCAACCAGGAGCTGGCCACCTGCACGATCAACGACATCCCCATCAAGGTGGCGCTGATCAACAACAGCTCACTCGGCATGGTGCGCCAGTGGCAGACGCTCTTCTACGAGGAGCGCTACTCGAACACCGACCTGCACACAGGGCACGGCACGATGCGCGTGCCGGACTTCGTCAAGCTCGCCGAGGCGTACGACGCCGTCGGCATCCGCGTCGAGAGGGCGTCCGACGTCGACGACGCGATCCGCCGCGCCAACGAGGTCGACGACCGGCCCGTCGTCGTCGACTTCACCGTCTCGCGCGACGCGCTGGTGTGGCCCATGGTCGCGGCCGGCGTGAGCAACGACGAGATCCAGTACGCCCGCGGCATCTCGCCGTCCTGGGACCGAGAGGATTAA
- a CDS encoding 3-isopropylmalate dehydrogenase, with protein sequence MTRNIELAVVAGDGIGTEVVEQGLTVLEAALAGSDIAVATTDFDLGARRWHATGETLTDETLDAIKGHDAILLGAIGDPTVPSGVLERGLLLKLRFALDHYVNLRPNKLYQGVTSPLANPGDVDFVVVREGTEGPYVGNGGSIRTGTPHEVATEVSLNTAFGVERVVRYAFAQAARRERKHLTLVHKHNVLVNAGHLWRRTVEAVNAEFPEVTTDYLHVDAATIFLVTNPSRFDVIVTDNLFGDIITDEAAAITGGMGLAGSANINPDGAFPSMFEPIHGSAPDIAGQGKADPTATVLSVSMMLDHLGLTEQAVRVERAVAADLAERGGAVRTTAQVGVDLAARVRG encoded by the coding sequence ATGACGCGCAACATCGAGCTGGCAGTGGTCGCGGGCGACGGCATCGGCACCGAGGTCGTCGAGCAGGGGCTGACGGTCCTGGAGGCGGCGCTCGCCGGATCCGACATCGCCGTGGCCACCACCGACTTCGACCTGGGCGCGCGCCGCTGGCACGCCACCGGCGAGACGCTGACCGACGAGACGCTCGACGCGATCAAGGGCCACGACGCGATCCTGCTCGGCGCGATCGGCGACCCGACCGTCCCGTCGGGTGTGCTTGAGCGCGGCCTGCTGCTCAAGCTGCGCTTCGCGCTCGACCACTACGTCAACCTGCGGCCCAACAAGCTCTACCAGGGCGTCACCTCGCCGCTCGCGAACCCGGGCGACGTGGACTTCGTCGTCGTGCGTGAGGGCACCGAGGGCCCGTACGTCGGCAACGGCGGCTCGATCCGCACCGGCACGCCCCACGAGGTCGCCACCGAGGTCTCGCTCAACACGGCCTTCGGCGTCGAGCGCGTGGTGCGCTACGCGTTCGCCCAGGCCGCGCGGCGCGAGCGCAAGCACCTGACCCTGGTGCACAAGCACAACGTGCTGGTCAACGCCGGGCACCTGTGGCGCCGCACGGTCGAGGCCGTCAACGCCGAGTTCCCCGAGGTCACCACCGACTACCTGCACGTCGACGCCGCGACGATCTTCCTGGTCACCAACCCGTCGCGGTTCGACGTGATCGTCACCGACAACCTGTTCGGCGACATCATCACCGACGAGGCCGCCGCGATCACGGGCGGCATGGGCCTGGCCGGCTCGGCCAACATCAACCCGGACGGGGCGTTCCCGAGCATGTTCGAGCCCATCCACGGCTCGGCGCCCGACATCGCCGGACAGGGCAAGGCCGACCCCACGGCCACGGTGCTGAGCGTGAGCATGATGCTCGACCACCTGGGCCTGACCGAGCAGGCCGTCCGCGTCGAGCGGGCCGTCGCGGCCGACCTGGCCGAGCGCGGCGGCGCCGTGCGCACGACGGCGCAGGTCGGCGTCGACCTCGCGGCTCGCGTGCGCGGCTGA
- the ilvN gene encoding acetolactate synthase small subunit → MTRHTLSVLVENKPGVLTRVAGLFARRAFNIHSLAVGPTEHEEISRITVVVDVDALPLEQVTKQLNKLVHVIKIVELESESSIQRQLLLVKVRADAQTRSGVLEVVNLFRAHVVDVVPDTVVVEAIGTDAKLTALIGALEPYGIREIVKSGTIAIGRGSRSITDRALERVRATA, encoded by the coding sequence ATGACCCGCCACACGCTGTCCGTCCTGGTCGAGAACAAGCCCGGCGTGCTCACACGCGTCGCGGGGCTGTTCGCCCGGCGCGCGTTCAACATCCACTCGCTCGCGGTGGGCCCGACCGAGCACGAGGAGATCTCGCGCATCACCGTCGTCGTCGACGTCGACGCGCTGCCGCTCGAGCAGGTGACCAAGCAGCTCAACAAGTTGGTGCACGTCATCAAGATCGTCGAGCTCGAGTCCGAGTCCTCGATCCAGCGGCAGCTGCTGCTGGTCAAGGTCCGCGCCGACGCGCAGACCCGCTCGGGTGTGCTCGAGGTCGTCAACCTGTTCCGCGCGCACGTCGTGGACGTGGTGCCCGATACGGTGGTCGTCGAGGCCATCGGCACCGACGCCAAGCTCACGGCCCTGATCGGGGCGCTCGAGCCGTACGGCATCCGCGAGATCGTGAAGTCCGGGACCATCGCCATCGGGCGCGGGTCGCGGTCGATCACGGACCGCGCGCTTGAGCGCGTGCGGGCCACCGCCTGA
- a CDS encoding branched-chain amino acid aminotransferase, producing the protein MTSTTEPTTAGLGAAGAGILSQDIEEIASLFSVSRTDAPTSDDERAAMLESPKFGTVFSDHMARVSWRRDEGWVHRRVEPYGPLRLDPATAVLHYGQEIFEGMKAYRHADGAVWTFRPEENAARLARSAHRLALPALPVDDFIAACAVLVRTDIDWVPSSPDSSLYLRPFMFASEPFLGVRPSNEVEFLVIASPSGAYFAGGVKPVSIWVDAEYHRTGPGGTGAAKCGGNYAASLLPQEEAAAKGFDQVCFLDGASNTYLEELGGMNVFLVMDDGSVHTPELTGSILEGVTRSSILRLAADHGRDVVERRIPLSDLVEGLGSGRVTEVFACGTAAVVTPVGRMAGETFDATVGDGQPGELTTTIRQELTDIQYGRAADRHGWMRRLA; encoded by the coding sequence ATGACGAGCACGACTGAGCCGACCACCGCCGGGCTGGGTGCGGCCGGGGCGGGGATCCTGTCGCAGGACATCGAGGAGATCGCGTCGCTGTTCAGCGTCTCGCGGACCGACGCCCCGACGTCGGACGACGAGCGGGCGGCGATGCTGGAGAGCCCGAAGTTCGGCACGGTCTTCAGCGACCACATGGCGCGCGTCTCGTGGCGCCGCGACGAGGGCTGGGTTCACCGCCGTGTCGAGCCGTACGGGCCGCTGCGGCTCGACCCGGCCACGGCCGTCCTGCACTACGGGCAGGAGATCTTCGAGGGCATGAAGGCCTACCGGCACGCCGACGGCGCTGTCTGGACGTTCCGGCCCGAGGAGAACGCCGCGCGCCTGGCGCGCTCGGCCCACCGCCTGGCCCTGCCGGCGCTCCCGGTCGACGACTTCATCGCGGCCTGCGCCGTGCTGGTGCGCACCGACATCGACTGGGTGCCCTCGTCGCCCGACTCGAGCCTGTACCTGCGCCCCTTCATGTTCGCCTCGGAGCCGTTCTTGGGCGTGCGGCCCTCGAACGAGGTCGAGTTCCTGGTCATCGCCTCGCCGTCAGGCGCGTACTTCGCCGGCGGCGTCAAGCCCGTGTCGATCTGGGTCGACGCCGAGTACCACCGCACGGGCCCCGGCGGGACCGGCGCGGCCAAGTGCGGCGGCAACTACGCCGCGAGCCTGCTGCCCCAGGAGGAGGCGGCCGCCAAGGGCTTCGACCAGGTGTGCTTCCTCGACGGCGCCTCGAACACCTATCTCGAGGAGCTCGGCGGCATGAACGTCTTCCTCGTCATGGACGACGGGTCGGTGCACACGCCCGAGCTGACCGGATCGATCCTCGAGGGCGTCACGCGCTCGTCGATCCTGCGGCTGGCCGCCGACCACGGGCGCGACGTCGTCGAGCGCCGCATCCCGCTGAGCGACCTCGTCGAGGGGCTGGGCAGCGGACGGGTCACTGAGGTCTTCGCGTGCGGCACGGCCGCCGTGGTGACCCCCGTGGGCCGCATGGCGGGCGAGACGTTCGACGCGACGGTGGGCGACGGGCAGCCGGGTGAGCTGACCACGACGATCCGCCAGGAGCTCACCGACATCCAGTACGGCCGCGCGGCCGACCGGCACGGCTGGATGCGCCGGCTGGCCTGA
- the ilvD gene encoding dihydroxy-acid dehydratase, whose product MSRPLRSRTSTHGRNMAGARALWRATGMGAEDFGKPIIAIANSYTQFVPGHVHLKDMGDLVGSAIREAGGVAKEFNTIAVDDGIAMGHGGMLYSLPSRDLIADSVEYMVNAHTADALVCISNCDKITPGMLNAALRLNIPTIFVSGGPMEAGKAVVADGVAKTHLNLISAINYSADDNVSDSALGLVEENACPTCGSCSGMFTANSMNCLTEALGLSLPGNGSTLATHTARKDLFLEAGRTIVDLAKRYYEDADDAAAPRGIATKAAFTNAMTLDVAMGGSTNTVLHILAAAQEAEVDFTLDDIDAISRRVPCLSKVAPNHPDFHMEDVHRAGGIPALLGELDRAGLLDHAVTSVHTPTLRAWLDDWDIRGGKATERATALFHAAPGGVRTTQAFSTSNVWESLDTDAATGCIRDVAHAYTVEGGLAVLKGNLAQDGAIIKTAGIDPDVFHFVGKALVVESQEQAVEKILTKQVEPGHVVVVRYEGPAGGPGMQEMLYPTSFIKGRGLGKVVALITDGRFSGGSSGISVGHVSPEAAAGGTIGLVEDGDEIEIDVESRIIRVNVSDAVLAERRAKMEASEFPWTPQERDRYVSPALRAYAAMATSADRGAVRDVSRLPRR is encoded by the coding sequence ATGAGTCGGCCCCTGCGCTCCCGTACCTCGACCCACGGCCGCAACATGGCGGGTGCGCGCGCCCTGTGGCGCGCGACCGGCATGGGCGCCGAGGACTTTGGAAAGCCGATCATCGCGATCGCCAATTCCTACACCCAGTTCGTCCCCGGGCACGTCCACCTCAAGGACATGGGTGACCTGGTGGGGTCGGCGATCCGCGAGGCCGGCGGCGTCGCCAAGGAGTTCAACACCATCGCCGTCGACGACGGCATCGCGATGGGCCACGGCGGCATGCTCTACTCGCTGCCCAGCCGCGACCTCATCGCGGACAGCGTCGAGTACATGGTCAACGCGCACACGGCCGACGCGCTGGTGTGCATCTCCAACTGCGACAAGATCACGCCCGGCATGCTCAACGCCGCCCTGCGCCTGAACATCCCCACGATCTTCGTCTCCGGCGGGCCCATGGAGGCCGGCAAGGCGGTCGTGGCCGACGGCGTGGCCAAGACGCACCTGAACCTCATCAGCGCGATCAACTACTCGGCCGACGACAACGTCTCCGACAGCGCCTTGGGCCTCGTCGAGGAGAACGCCTGCCCCACGTGCGGGTCGTGCTCGGGCATGTTCACCGCCAACTCGATGAACTGCCTGACCGAGGCGCTGGGCCTGTCGCTGCCGGGCAACGGCTCGACGCTCGCGACGCACACCGCGCGCAAGGACCTGTTCCTTGAGGCGGGCCGCACCATCGTCGACCTCGCCAAGCGCTACTACGAGGACGCCGACGACGCCGCGGCTCCCCGGGGCATCGCCACCAAGGCCGCCTTCACCAACGCCATGACGCTCGACGTCGCCATGGGCGGCTCGACCAACACGGTGCTGCACATCCTCGCCGCCGCCCAGGAGGCCGAGGTTGACTTCACGCTCGACGACATCGACGCGATCAGCCGCCGCGTGCCGTGCCTGAGCAAGGTCGCGCCGAACCACCCCGACTTCCACATGGAGGACGTGCACCGCGCGGGCGGCATCCCCGCGCTGCTGGGCGAGCTCGACCGCGCGGGCCTGCTGGACCACGCGGTGACCTCGGTCCACACCCCGACGCTGCGCGCGTGGCTCGACGACTGGGACATCCGCGGTGGCAAGGCGACCGAGCGCGCGACCGCTCTGTTCCACGCCGCGCCGGGAGGCGTGCGCACCACCCAGGCCTTCTCGACGTCGAACGTGTGGGAGTCGCTCGACACCGACGCGGCCACCGGCTGCATCCGCGACGTCGCACACGCCTACACGGTCGAGGGCGGCCTCGCGGTGCTCAAGGGCAACCTGGCGCAGGACGGCGCGATCATCAAGACCGCCGGCATCGACCCCGACGTCTTCCACTTCGTCGGCAAGGCCCTGGTGGTCGAGTCGCAGGAGCAGGCGGTCGAGAAGATCCTCACCAAGCAGGTCGAGCCGGGCCACGTCGTCGTCGTGCGCTACGAGGGCCCCGCGGGCGGTCCCGGCATGCAGGAGATGCTCTACCCGACGTCGTTCATCAAGGGCCGCGGGCTCGGCAAGGTCGTCGCGCTCATCACCGACGGGCGCTTCTCGGGCGGCTCGTCCGGAATCTCGGTGGGCCACGTGTCCCCGGAGGCGGCGGCGGGCGGCACGATCGGCCTGGTCGAGGACGGCGACGAGATCGAGATCGACGTCGAGTCGCGGATCATCCGGGTCAACGTGTCCGACGCGGTGCTCGCCGAGCGGCGCGCCAAGATGGAGGCGTCCGAGTTCCCGTGGACGCCCCAGGAGCGCGACCGGTACGTGTCGCCGGCGCTGCGCGCCTACGCCGCCATGGCGACGTCGGCCGACCGCGGCGCCGTGCGGGACGTTTCGCGTCTGCCGCGCCGCTAG